The following coding sequences lie in one Raphanus sativus cultivar WK10039 unplaced genomic scaffold, ASM80110v3 Scaffold1699, whole genome shotgun sequence genomic window:
- the LOC108847158 gene encoding protein NOI4 has protein sequence MSDKGRPLPKFGEWDVNDPASAEGFTVIFNKARDEKKTGGKPGSPGKSTDGHAKSGGGGGGDPSKPQPKKWLCCMQSPAVDS, from the exons ATGTCG GACAAAGGTCGTCCCTTGCCCAAGTTTGGTGAATGGGATGTGAACGATCCAGCATCAGCTGAAGGTTTCACAGTCATATTCAACAAAGCTAGGGATGAGAAGAAGACCGGTGGCAAACCCGGATCACCTGGTAAATCCACTGATGGTCATGCTAAgtccggaggaggaggaggaggtgatcCTAGTAAACCCCAGCCc AAAAAATGGCTCTGCTGCATGCAATCTCCAGCTGTGGACTCCTGA
- the LOC130504610 gene encoding WEB family protein At5g55860-like, protein MVAKKGGGGKDSSSSSSEVGEIDTSAPFQSVKHAVNLFGEAALSADKHPLIRKPSPQSAEKVLVKQTELHLAQKELNKLREQVKNAETVRDQALSELDWAKRTVDELTRKLDAVSESRDSANKVTEAAESRIREAKPESGSVSVCGSSSSGDDDEYGMVCKELDAAKQELRKIRQVSNEIADTKSVALTREEEAKEVSKVYSEKIELLRKEIEAVNGSVEETKLACSQARKEQSEIFSEKEIQQRTYKAGMEESAKKLLALRKEFDPEFAKKLEAQLTETYNEIDELQKQMETVKASDVDSVNGVSLELNEAKGLLEKFVEEEKSLQESVESLKAELKNVKTERSEVEAKEGEIESVAGDLNLKLSKSKSELEECVAEETKAKAALEDMMSTLNQISSETEAARRGAEEMRNKAEGLMKEAETAHLTLEETELNLRVALDEAEEAKAAEAKALGQIKSMSEKTDAARKSTSSESGAQSITLSREEFNSLSKRAEVFDKLADMKVAAAQAQVEAVRASETETLKKLETTQEEIEKLKTATEEALKKAAMADAAKKAVEGELRRWRERDQKKAEEVASRILAEAEAKMSAESSSPQHHYKATTKQKPIHNKLEKTKTSVVSKKVLLPNLSGIFSRKKNQVEWGSPSYLPGEKPI, encoded by the exons atggtTGCTAAGAAAGGAGGAGGAGGTAaagattcatcttcttcttcttcagaggTTGGTGAGATTGACACAAGCGCTCCTTTCCAATCCGTTAAACATGCTGTTAACCTCTTCGGTGAAGCTGCCCTCTCCGCTGATAAGCACCCTCTCATTCGTAAACCCAGTCCTCAATCCGCTGag AAAGTTTTGGTGAAGCAGACAGAGCTTCACTTGGCGCAGAAGGAGCTGAACAAGCTGAGGGAGCAGGTTAAGAACGCTGAAACAGTGAGAGACCAAGCGTTGAGTGAGCTGGATTGGGCTAAGAGGACCGTCGACGAGCTTACTCGTAAGCTCGATGCTGTTAGCGAGTCGAGAGATTCTGCTAATAAAGTGACCGAAGCAGCGGAGAGCCGGATCAGGGAAGCGAAACCAGAGAGTGGCTCTGTCTCTGTGTGTGGTAGTAGTAGtagtggtgatgatgatgagtatgGGATGGTGTGTAAGGAGCTTGATGCAGCGAAGCAAGAGCTGAGGAAGATCCGTCAGGTTTCTAACGAGATTGCGGATACAAAGAGTGTTGCTTTGACCAGAGAAGAGGAAGCTAAGGAAGTGAGTAAAGTTTATTCTGAGAAGATTGAGTTGCTTAGAAAGGAGATAGAAGCTGTTAATGGATCTGTTGAGGAGACTAAGCTTGCGTGTTCTCAAGCTCGTAAAGAACAGTCTGAGATATTCTCGGAGAAGGAGATTCAGCAGCGGACGTATAAAGCTGGCATGGAAGAATCTGCCAAGAAGCTACTCGCTTTGAGGAAAGAGTTTGATCCTGAGTTTGCTAAAAAGCTTGAAGCGCAGCTTACTGAGACTTATAACGAGATAGACGAGTTGCAGAAGCAGATGGAGACTGTGAAAGCATCTGATGTGGATTCCGTTAATGGTGTGAGTTTGGAGTTGAACGAAGCGAAGGGTTTGCTAGAGAAGTTTGTGGAAGAAGAGAAGTCTTTGCAAGAGTCGGTGGAGTCTCTCAAAGCAGAGCTGAAGAATGTGAAGACAGAGCGGAGTGAAGTTGAAGCGAAGGAGGGTGAGATCGAATCTGTGGCTGGAGATCTTAACCTGAAGCTTAGCAAAAGCAAGAGTGAGCTAGAAGAATGTGTTGCGGAGGAAACTAAAGCAAAGGCTGCTTTGGAAGATATGATGTCAACTTTGAATCAGATATCTTCCGAGACAGAAGCTGCTCGAAGAGGAGCTGAGGAGATGAGAAACAAAGCCGAGGGGTTAATGAAGGAAGCTGAAACCGCTCATCTCACGCTCGAAGAGACAGAGCTAAACTTGAGGGTCGCTCTAGATGAAGCCGAGGAAGCAAAAGCTGCCGAGGCAAAGGCGCTTGGACAGATAAAGTCAATGTCTGAGAAAACAGACGCTGCCCGTAAGTCGACATCATCCGAGTCTGGAGCTCAGAGCATCACACTGTCTCGGGAGGAGTTCAACTCGCTGAGCAAGAGAGCTGAGGTGTTCGATAAGTTGGCGGATATGAAAGTGGCGGCTGCACAGGCTCAGGTGGAAGCAGTTAGAGCTAGCGAAACCGAGACACTGAAGAAGTTAGAGACTACACAAGAGGAGATTGAGAAGCTGAAGACCGCAACAGAAGAAGCACTGAAGAAAGCAGCTATGGCTGATGCTGCTAAGAAAGCGGTTGAAGGAGAACTCAGGAGGTGGCGGGAAAGAGATCAGAAGAAAGCAGAGGAAGTGGCGTCGAGGATCCTCGCAGAGGCTGAGGCCAAGATGTCCGCTGAGTCATCATCACCGCAACATCATTACAAAGCTACTACTAAGCAGAAGCCTATCCACAACAAACTGGAGAAGACAAAAACCTCTGTGGTATCAAAGAAAGTGCTTTTACCTAATCTAAGTGGGATCTTTAGTAGAAAGAAGAATCAAGTGGAGTGGGGTTCTCCTTCATATCTCCCTGGAGAGAAACCCATTTGA